In Leishmania mexicana MHOM/GT/2001/U1103 complete genome, chromosome 20, one genomic interval encodes:
- a CDS encoding nuclear lim interactor-interacting factor,putative → MPRQRRRGASFRGVYCPGAFPLSLEESVTETAEVFRRSPSITASGEYLVPPKRTEIKNRLTVVLDLDETLIYARQGPLYVRPGIETLMRFLADHCETIVWTSSKHRYADAVVAQIDTCGAVCHTVYRHRRWFNGTSATKELRLLGRDLETTIIVENTPDCCRGYEGNAVLVEDYEGGELADHTLHTLLALLRDLVERHEKEGITVPEYIATTPLLGQQNVLTDKGTAMQAYCLLGAEDERAAPYLTRSKYPRINHDHVPSAPPRPAQQPSCIRPAGSLGIRRKHACQQRVVY, encoded by the coding sequence ATGCCACGCCAGCGCAGACGCGGTGCCAGCTTCCGGGGAGTCTACTGCCCCGGTGCATTCCCTTTAAGCCTCGAGGAGTCTGTGACGGAGACGGCAGAGGTGTTCCGTCGCTCCCCGTCCATCACGGCATCGGGAGAGTACCTTGTCCCGCCAAAGCGCACGGAGATTAAGAATCGTCTGACCGTCGTGCTCGACCTTGATGAAACGCTCATCTACGCGCGTCAAGGCCCACTCTACGTACGCCCTGGCATCGAGACGCTGATGCGCTTCCTCGCCGACCACTGCGAGACAATCGTATGGACCTCCAGCAAGCACCGCTACGCAGACGCTGTCGTAGCGCAGATCGACACGTGCGGGGCCGTCTGCCACACCGTGTaccgacaccgccgctggtTTAACGGTACATCGGCGACCAAGGAACTGCGCCTGCTCGGCCGGGACCTGGAGACGACGATCATCGTGGAGAATACCCCagactgctgccgcggctacGAGGGAAACGCCGTGCTTGTCGAGGACTACGAGGGCGGCGAGCTGGCAGATCACACGCTCCACACGCTGCTAGCTCTGCTGCGGGACCTCGTCGAGCGCCATGAAAAGGAGGGAATCACTGTCCCCGAGTACATCGCCACGACGCCGCTCCTTGGGCAACAGAATGTCTTGACGGACAAGGGCACCGCGATGCAGGCGTACTGCCTTCTCGGCGCCGAGGATGAGCGTGCTGCGCCGTACTTGACAAGATCAAAATACCCGCGCATCAACCACGACCACGTGCCCAGTGCCCCCCCTCGTCCTGCGCAACAGCCGTCATGCATCCGACCAGCGGGCTCACTGGGCATCAGGCGGAAGCACGCCTGCCAACAGCGAGTGGTGTACTAG